One genomic region from Equus asinus isolate D_3611 breed Donkey chromosome 8, EquAss-T2T_v2, whole genome shotgun sequence encodes:
- the ATP6V1G2 gene encoding V-type proton ATPase subunit G 2, whose amino-acid sequence MASQSQGIQQLLQAEKRAAEKVADARKRKARRLKQAKEEAQMEVEQYRREREQEFQSKQQAAMGSQGNLSAEVEQATRCQVQGMQSSQQRNRERVLAQLLGMVCDVRAQVHPNYRIAA is encoded by the exons ATGGCCAGTCAGTCCCAGGGTATCCAGCAGCTCCTGCAAGCTGAGAAGCGGGCGGCTGAGAAGGTGGCAGATGCCAGAAAGA gGAAGGCCCGGCGTCTGAAGCAGGCAAAGGAGGAGGCACAGATGGAAGTGGAGCAGTACCGCAGAGAGCGAGAGCAGGAATTCCAGAGCAAGCAGCAGGCG gCCATGGGCTCCCAGGGGAACCTGTCGGCTGAGGTGGAGCAGGCTACAAGGTGCCAGGTGCAAGGCATGCAGAGCTCACAGCAGAGAAACCGTGAACGTGTCCTGGCCCAGCTTCTTGGCATGGTCTGTGACGTGAGGGCCCAGGTCCACCCCAACTACCGGATTGCTGCCTAG
- the DDX39B gene encoding spliceosome RNA helicase DDX39B, protein MAENDVDNELLDYEDDEVETAAGGDGAEAPAKKDVKGSYVSIHSSGFRDFLLKPELLRAIVDCGFEHPSEVQHECIPQAILGMDVLCQAKSGMGKTAVFVLATLQQLEPVTGQVSVLVMCHTRELAFQISKEYERFSKYMPNVKVAVFFGGLSIKKDEEVLKKNCPHIVVGTPGRILALARNKSLNLKHIKHFILDECDKMLEQLDMRRDVQEIFRMTPHEKQVMMFSATLSKEIRPVCRKFMQDPMEIFVDDETKLTLHGLQQYYVKLKDNEKNRKLFDLLDVLEFNQVVIFVKSVQRCIALAQLLVEQNFPAIAIHRGMPQEERLSRYQQFKDFQRRILVATNLFGRGMDIERVNIAFNYDMPEDSDTYLHRVARAGRFGTKGLAITFVSDENDAKILNDVQDRFEVNISELPDEIDISSYIEQTR, encoded by the exons ATGGCAGAGAACGATGTGGACAATGAGCTCTTGGACTATGAAGATGATGAGGTGGAGACAGCAGCTGGGGGAGATGGAGCTGAGGCCCCTGCCAAGAAGGATGTCAAGGGCTCCTATGTCTCCATCCACAGCTCTGGCTTTCGTGACTTCCTGCTCAAGCCAGAGTTGCTCCGGGCCATTGTTGACTGTGGCTTTGAGCATCCTTCAGAAG tCCAGCATGAGTGTATCCCTCAGGCCATTCTGGGAATGGATGTCCTATGCCAGGCCAAGTCAGGCATGGGAAAGACAGCAGTGTTTGTGCTGGCCACACTGCAACAGCTGGAACCAGTTACTGGGCAG GTGTCTGTGCTGGTGATGTGTCACACTCGGGAGTTGGCTTTTCAGATCAGCAAGGAGTATGAGCGCTTCTCTAAATACATGCCCAATGTCAAG GTCGCAGTGTTTTTTGGTGGTCTGTCTATCAAGAAGGATGAAGAGGTGCTGAAGAAGAACTGCCCACATATTGTTGTGGGGACCCCTGGCCGCATCCTAGCCCTGGCTCGAAATAAGAGCCTCAACCTCAAACACATTAAACACTTTATCTTGGATGAATGTGATAAGATGCTTGAACAGCTCG ACATGCGTCGGGATGTCCAGGAAATTTTTCGCATGACCCCCCATGAGAAGCAGGTCATGATGTTCAGTGCTACCTTGAGCAAAGAGATCCGTCCAGTCTGCCGCAAGTTCATGCAAGAC ccaaTGGAGATCTTCGTGGATGATGAGACGAAGCTGACGCTGCATGGGTTGCAGCAGTACTACGTGAAACTGAAGGACAACGAGAAGAACCGGAAGCTCTTTGACCTTCTGGATGTCCTTGAGTTCAACCAG gtgGTGATCTTTGTGAAGTCTGTGCAGCGTTGCATTGCCCTGGCCCAGCTCTTGGTGGAGCAGAACTTCCCAGCCATTGCCATCCACCGAGGGATGCcccaggaggagag GCTTTCTCGGTATCAGCAGTTTAAAGATTTTCAACGACGAATTCTTGTGGCTACCAACCTATTCGGCCGAGGCATGGACATTGAGCGGGTGAACATTGCCTTTAACTACGACATGCCTGAGGATTCTGACACCTATCTGCATCGG GTGGCCAGAGCAGGCCGGTTTGGCACCAAAGGCTTGGCCATCACGTTTGTGTCAGATGAGAATGATGCCAAGATACTCAATGATGTGCAGGATCGCTTTGAGGTCAATATTAGTGAGCTGCCTGATGAGATAGACATCTCCTCCTACA TTGAACAGACGCGGTAG